The proteins below are encoded in one region of Sminthopsis crassicaudata isolate SCR6 chromosome 1, ASM4859323v1, whole genome shotgun sequence:
- the LOC141552151 gene encoding uncharacterized protein LOC141552151, with translation MGPGSLGPPPQEVVTFKDVAVDFTQEEWDLLDHSQKELYKKVMLENGRNLLSLGLPVPREDVIFYFNQREAPWMLEQEGLRSCPPEDAMGFQMKETIANRSLSVMESHKQSFMSDDACDLPWKELCVTNEIMDSGEKEDGRAFTERRALARHRGFHIGEKLYESKQCGKAFTKKGNVIVNQRIHTGEKPYECNQCGKAFTYKQSLTEHQRIHTGAKPYECNQCGKAFPKKKSLTAHHRIHTGEKPYVCNQCGKDFIYKQSLTAHQRIHIGKKPYECNQCGKAFTQMGNLTAHQRIHTGEKLYECNQCGKTFARSWTLTSHQRIHTGEKPYECKQCGKSFGYKNSLIGHQKIHTGEKPYECNQCGKAFLYKNSLTAHQRIHTGEKPYQCNQCGKAFVYKNGLTSHQRIHIGKKPYECNQCGKSFTQMGHLTIHQRIHTGEKFYECNQCGQAFRQMGALTVHQRIHTGEKPYECKQCEESFGYKESLIAHQIIHTGEKPYKCNQCGKGFLYKNNLITHQKIHTGEKPYECNQCGKAFRQRGALTLHQRIHTGEKLYECNQCGKAFRQIGALIVHQRIHTGEKPYECNQCGKAFRQIGALTSHQRIHIGEKPYECNQCGKAFRQRSSLTIHQRIHTGEKPYECNLCRKTFREKGTLIGHQRIHTGEKPYECNQCGKAFIYKQSLTAHQRIHIGEKPYECNLCGKTFRVKGTLIGHQRIHTGEKPYECNKCGKAFIYKQSLTAHQRIHIGERPYECNQCGKACRSKRNLTVHQRIHTGEKPYKCNECGKTFREKGNLIVHQRIHTGEKPYECNQCGKAWRSKRNLTLHQRIHTGEKPYECNQCGKTFREKRTLIGHQRIHIGEKPYECNQCGKAFRYKTYLTIHQRIHIGEKPYECNHCGKTFREKGTLIVHQRIHTGEKP, from the coding sequence AAGATGCAATGGGATTTCAAATGAAGGAAACTATTGCAAACCGAAGCCTTTCTGTGATGGAAAGTCACAAGCAAAGCTTCATGAGTGATGATGCTTGTGACTTGCCCTGGAAAGAACTCTGTGTGACAAATGAGATCATGGACTCtggagagaaggaagatggaAGAGCTTTTACAGAAAGGAGAGCTCTTGCTAGACATCGTGGATTCCACATTGGAGAGAAACTCTATGAAAGTAAGcagtgtggaaaagcttttacaaAAAAGGGCAATGTTATTGTaaatcagagaatccacactggagagaaaccttatgaatgtaaccaatgtggaaaggcctttacATATAAGCAAAGTcttactgaacatcagagaatccatactggagcgaaaccttatgaatgtaaccaatgtggaaaggcctttccaaaaaagaaaagtcttacTGCACATCatagaatccacactggagaaaaaccttatgtatgtaaccaatgtggaaaggacTTTATATATAAGCAAAGTCttactgcacatcagagaatccacattggcaagaaaccttatgaatgtaaccaatgtggaaaggcctttacACAAATGGGAAATCttactgcacatcagagaatccacactggagagaaactttatgaatgtaaccaatgtggaaagacttttgcAAGAAGTTGGACTCTTACttcacatcagagaatccacactggagaaaaaccttatgaatgtaagcagTGTGGAAAGAGTTTTGGGTACAAGAACAGTCTTATTGGACATCAGAAAATacacacaggagagaaaccttatgaatgtaaccaatgtggaaaggcctttcTATATAAGAATAGTCttactgcacatcagagaattcacactggagagaaaccttatcaatgtaaccaatgtggaaaagcctttgtATATAAGAATGGTCTTACttcacatcagagaatccacattggcaagaaaccttatgaatgtaaccaatgtggaaagtcCTTTACACAAATGGGACATCTTactatacatcagagaatccacactggagagaaattttatgaatgtaaccaatgtggacaGGCCTTTAGGCAAATGGGagctcttactgtacatcagagaatccacactggagagaaaccttatgaatgtaagcagTGTGAAGAGAGTTTTGGGTATAAGGAAAGTCTTATTGCACATCAGATAATtcacacaggagagaaaccttataaatgtaaccaatgtgggaAAGGCTTTCTATATAAGAATAATCTTATTACACATCAGAAAATTCACACAGGAGAGAAACcatatgaatgtaaccaatgtggaaaggcttttaggcAAAGAGGAGCTCTTACtctacatcagagaatccacactggagagaaactttatgaatgtaatcaatgtggaaaggcctttcGGCAAATAGGAgctcttattgtacatcagagaatccacactggagagaaaccttatgaatgtaatcaatgtggaaaggcctttcGGCAAATAGGAGCTCTTACttcacatcagagaatccacattggagagaaaccttatgaatgtaaccaatgtggaaaggcctttaggCAAAGGTCATCTCTTActatacatcagagaattcacactggagagaaaccttatgaatgtaatctaTGTAGAAAGACTTTTAGAGAAAAGGGAACTCTTAttggacatcagagaatccacactggagaaaaaccttatgaatgtaaccaatgtggaaaggcctttatATATAAGCAAAGTCttactgcacatcagagaatccacattggggagaaaccttatgaatgtaatctatgtggaaagacttttagagtAAAGGGGACTCTTAttggacatcagagaatccacactggagaaaaaccttatgaatgtaacaaatgtggaaaggcctttatATATAAGCAAAGTCttactgcacatcagagaatccacattgGGGAGagaccttatgaatgtaaccaatgtggaaaggcctgtAGAAGTAAGAGAaatcttactgtacatcagagaatccacactggagagaaaccttataaatgtaatgaatgtggaaagacttttagagaaaagggaaatcttattgtacatcagagaatccacactggagaaaaaccttatgaatgtaaccagtgtggaaaggcctggagaagTAAGAGAAATCTTACtctacatcagagaatccacactggagagaaaccttatgaatgtaatcaatgtggaaagacttttagagaaaagagaactcttattggacatcagagaatccacattggagaaaaaccttatgaatgtaaccagtgtggaaaggcctttagaTATAAGACATATCTTactatacatcagagaatccacattggtgagaaaccctatgaatgtaatcattgtggaaagacttttagagaaaagggaactcttattgtacatcagagaatccacactggagagaaaccttag